The Etheostoma cragini isolate CJK2018 chromosome 10, CSU_Ecrag_1.0, whole genome shotgun sequence nucleotide sequence GCAGAGGGGAAAGATATGACAACATTCAACTGCATAAAGCACAATTGAAAATACATCCTTTAACTGTGTTAACTTACCCATGGGAGAAGCACAAAGATATCCATTGAAAGCAAATCAGCATTGGCCAGAACACTCCGGGTGGGTTCTGGGACCGGCCCAGGACAGAAAACATACCATGGCTCAGCCGTACACTGTGCACACACTTCTTGGGATTTTCTTCATCGGTGGCGCTTTTGAAAAGTCAGTGGCAACTAGGTCAAAGATTAAATAGTTTGAACTTTGAGCGCAGCACAAAGCGGGAAATGCGAGCAGAGCGGAAAGCCAGGGGTAGCGCGTGGTTGGGCACCACGTCCCCATAGGAAATCGATGCAAGGGCCAGCGCAAAGCGGTTTTCCCGCCTAACATGTAGGCAGCTCAAATACGATTGACACGTGAggctgtatgtgtttttaatgtctgAAAATGTCTGCACAGTTGGCAAGGTTTTAGCCTTCTAGGTTGGGTAGTTTGACGCTGACTGGCTGTTCAGTAATTTCATCTTTGATTTAAAGCGTgattatcatttgttttttttctccctctccaggTTATGCCGTGAAGCGTCGATGGAAGGCCAGAAGTGGGGTGACAAGGTTGACAGGTCCTGGGATGTGTGCTGCCTGTGgtctcacacaaacaaatacatccAACTGTTCAAGGACCTGCAAAACAGCACTCACAATACTACTACGTAatttagttttgactttttattttgtgaagcTGGGAAATTTCCCCAGAGGTTGGCACAGCACGTAGAAGATGTATTTGGTGAAAGTTGTGGTTCTGCTGGTAAATAAAGGTTGCATTGTCTGATGCATCAAACCACTGACTGTTGCAAAAGCTAAGAGTAAAACAAAATTAGTTTAATCATTACGCTTGTAAAATTAAGTGAACAAACACTCAGACATCAGTCTCTTATGACTGGTGGTGACGAAACATGAAAATGGGTTATTTGATTTTGCTTAAACACTGTTGTCAATCATCAGTTTAGAATAGGGTGAGTGTTAGTGAAATCTGTTTTGGTGTGGGCGCCACCTTGGTGCCAACATGGGACTGCTTCAGTTCTGTCAGTAAATGAActggagaagaaaaatgaagCATCTGActgggaaaaaaatcttttcacgaaaaagatttttgtgtgtcggatcccttcagagattcATTAAGAGCCTCTCTATAATTAAGTGTCTTCTGCTGTTATCTACTTTCATTCTTTACAGAACCAtggcaggaagaaaaaaatgaacactaAATTGTATATTGTGTTTGTCAGCAAGAGTTGGTGTTCAAGACAGGGTCTCAAGATCAGGTAATAAAGCAGGTGGGATGGAGGACAGGTTAGATAGTACATATAGgtcttggctgtgtgtgtgtgtgtgtgtgcgtgtgttttggGGGGGTGCGGGCTGGGGTTGGGGCTGAAGAGGCTGAATACGGAACCCGGCAGGATGAAAATGTGATGACATGTCCCGGAATTAGCACACCCCCTCAACAGAttaacatgatgatgatgacgatgatgatggtgatgatgatgatgatgatgatgatgatgcataCACTcatgtgccacacacacacacacactcacacacacacacacaaacatactcacaccacatacacacacattataaagTTCAGAGAAGTTTGGTTTAGCCATTCTAATATTTTAACCCTCTAACACTTTCACACCTcactttccttcttcttttttctcttttaattttcTCCAGCAAATTTCTTTTAGAACTTTTCATTTCCTGAAATTTAACATTGCCtttttgatcacattttttttttaaccttgttgTCTCCCAATCTAGCATTACAAATTTGTGTTAGCAAAAAGATCTTGTTGTTGctattaaaattacaacacttAAAGAGTCTATAAACATAGTGGCTCTTTGCATGGCCGCAGGAACACATTTTGAGTTAAGGGGTGTTACAAATTTTCgagagtgacattttcagctgaAGTCAACCACCACACATCCCAATGCATCCATCACAATGCTCCACAAGTGGAGAAACTAAATCCAAGACAGGCAAAACTAGGCACTGGTACCTCAGGATGTGCACAAAGCTACAACAATTGGTACAGAATAGGCCTACTACAAGCACAAATACTGAGccacaaaatacaaatgtataaaagaccactaaattaagttaaatcaaatcaaaagttaGCTGCCTTGTTGTCTGTTCCTAGTAGGGTCGCTGCAGGACTGACAGGTGTGGAggtgctgctgctacttcttttgGTTACAGGTGCTGGGTTTTCTTCCTCAGGTCTATTTTGCTTTTTAGCCTGTGATTGATTTATGAAGGAATTAAAAATGCGCTTTTGTGTCATGTTATAGACAAGCTAACTTCTTCTTCAATGCTCACGATGACAATGCCAACGTTATAATGAAATGTCCAGTCTGGGGTGTGTTTTTTACGTTTTCTTGCTGATACAATTGAGGTACCATGCAGCAATTTCCACCTTGTTTCAGTTTAGCTGCAGTGGATGTTGTAACCACAcgagtcttgctttgccagacctacctccacagcactgcgaaggagggtctggctagtccattcagcattctgggatgggagaaaaaagtgcTCTGCTTTATTGCCATTCCTTTAAACCATCATAATTGTCATGGGCTGAGCTAAACCACAGTGCCAcggtgcttctgcaaaatagcctcgactaattaacttgttttgatggaacatgtgtacattcaaagttGTATTAGTCGTGCTAtagaaaattcagattggagagatagtctagcaagatgtctggatttaccttacCCAAACCAAAAGAATCAAACGTCCATCAAAAGATAGCAATGCAATACCGGCACACACCATGCTGTGTTTTGAAAAAGGATCTATCTTCGTTCTATCTTATCGTAACTATCTTTGTTCCCAAACTACTACTGGTACTATTCACAGTTATTTCTCTTTTCATGCCAAAGTACTGACTGTGACAAGTTTACACTTGCTCCCTGGTGCCTGGATTCCAGTAGTATTATGTAAGGTAATTCAAGTAAGTTTTTCTTTGACATCAGGTGTTCATGCttcaaaggaatagtttgacaatGTGTGAAATTCACTTTTGCCATAGATGAGATGAGAAGAGTGTTACCACTCATACAGCTTGAGGGAAAGTGGTGTCAATTTTCTCCaccagaaagcaaataagcatgtttcccaaaatgtctaacTTGTGCTTTAAGGATTTAATAGAACAAGAGCATGATTTCTGACGGTCAAGGCTTCATTCATCCGTGGGTTTAGACTTGTCACGGACATTTTTGTAATCAAACAATTGAAATATCCCTGTTGTTGTCCAAAATTGTCAAAGGAAATTGGCCTATAGCTATTTAAGCTTTTGATGAACAGATAGGCAATGACCATGTCACACTCAAAGAAtcataaatatttaacattatcACCAATGGCATGGTACAAATTCATTGTAAAACAGCTTTCGAGGCAGCTGTGAAGTTACATTGTGTAAAAGGACATTTAGTGTTTGTCATAATTTCACAGAAATGTGCAGATGGCAGTTATGGATGACTGTGGACATCTATAGTAACATGGTTGAACACCTCCACAAATTAACATGAAAAACTTGGATCGTGGCCAAGTGCTTCTTCTTCAAGGTTCTATTTTATGACATAAGTGTAGGCGTTGGCCCTCTGTGCCTGAAAGCAGCGGCCTGGGTGGTGATGGgacatatttactgtttttttttctggtggaggtagggtgaccagacatCCCGAAAAATTTGGAACAGTCCGAAATCTAAGCAGTTGTCCCAAATCCTGAATCCTGCCCTAATTGTCCCGATAATTAGAGCAAAGTCTCAAAAGCAGACATTCAAGTTATAGTCTGATAGAACATTAAAAACTCCTGGTATTCAAGTTGTCCTGCAGCCTGCTGCCGTTGGCTGTGACGGTATGTAGGCCCTACGTGGGTGGCTAGGTGCAAATTTTGATAACACGCATGGCTATTTTTCAGTCATTCATTGTTAAATGGAGGCTCAGGCTGGTTTGCCTGGACCCGATGAACACGTAGCTATGAATCAAAAACGTCTTTGCAAGTACCGGAAGGACTGGGTTGGGAAATACACctggattactgcagttttacaAGATACAAACAAAGCGTTTTGCAAAGTATGTGGAGTTTGGTATTTCACACTAACAGCACAACTGTACAGACCAACCATTTTACCCATTCTCATCCGGTCACCCTATTTGTGCAGGATCCCCAAAAAGTTATTAGCAGAGAGAATTTCTCTCAAGTTGTCAGATTTGGATGATGTGTGCTTGTTCCACACTGTGCCAACTCATTCTCCCCCAACTCTCTAGTCTATTTTTTACTTGTCTCTGCCTTTTTTCCTcgcttttgtgtgtttgcctgcTTTTCATGTGTCGTCACTCAGTCTTTGTCTCCACTCCagcacttctctctctctctcattctgtctttttctctgcccGTCACTCAGTCTCCCCCATGCTTGTCTTGGCCAAGGCTGTGTGTTGGCTGTGAGTCAATGTTCGTTTGCGTGTCATTGGCGTTTGCTGACGTACACCCTAACACATTGTCGTTTACAGAGGATGAACCAAAACTTGCACCATGATGTCAGACGACCCAAACTGatttaatgtttattaatgCATTGTTACAAAGCCACTTATTGCTGTGTGTGGTTTCTGTTAAAATCATTACATAATTATGCTTTTTAAGTAATAGGTAAATCtaaaaagtaactagtaactgtagcTGTCAGATACATGTAATTAAGTGTAATTATAAAGTTGCGATAAATGGAAATTAGGTGAAGTACAAGTATTTACAAgtagtacttaagtacagtacttcagtaaatgtacttagtttaGTTACTCATCACTGAGCCAATGAACATCATTCAAGAATTTACtggaaacaacacacattttattattaatataccataaatacaacatttttattaatttacttaaAGTGTCTTTagaatcaaattttaaaaaacagcagtttCCATCATGTATGGTTTTAGTTTTTGAGAAACTCTGGAGACTCTTTTATCTTGTTTGAAAAGACATATATGATGGAAACATGCTGTGTTTCACAAGATGTGAGCAACATCCGTACATACTGTCAGACTGTTCGAACTGAAGGAATGTAACTGCAAAGCAAGTCTGACTTGTGTCAGTGTGACTCAACAGTTGCTGATTAAACGTCCTATATTAAGTTAAGTAAACTTGTTTGACCAGGGAACTTAactcagttgtttttttacaaataacttaTTATTATCCATGTTTAGTTCCGTTAcctcacattttaaaagcagtaGGGTAACCTGTTTTTATGTTGAACCGGCTTGCAATGTTTcacagtatatattaaaaagtGGTTAACAGCTTAACTTTGAgccatttaaaaaggaaaaaagcacaGCAGCATTATCAAACAATTAATCTTCATAATATATCTACGAGCTGGAGAATCCTATAGAATCAGAAGATAGTATGGTGTGGCTGAGAGCAGTAAACATACAGGATAAAAAATACCTTaattaatgaatgaaacatctgccttttgtttttgctcctcTGCTTTCTTGTTTGTATTCACAGAAatatgtgcgtgcatgcatgagTGAGTGCACTCGATCACAGGACTACAAATTGTGCAGTGTGGAGGCAACCAGAAATTTTGCATCCGGTCTTGAGTCAGTCAACCATCAGAAAAGGAGAGTGGGGTGAAGACAGGGCACATCTGTCGACAGTCTGTCCACTCCTCTGAAGCTTTAATCACACGGCTAAAAATACACTGCTACAGACTGCAAAGACAGATTGGGGTCCAAAGACCCAGTAGAGATTtgatgtgtctttgtgtctggtTTGATTCAAAGAGAGTGACACACTGAGTGAACAATTTGATTTGGCAAAGACTAAAAGTGACTGCACGGTAAAGATGAAGTGGGGGGGGTTTGAGTTTGTTGTGAACAAAAGAACAGTTAGGCCTATTATATGAGCGCTTGTTAGTCAGCACAACGCCTCTCTCTGGGAGGTTGCAGATGCCCATGTTTGTTGGCAGAGACGCAGCTTCTGACGTCCTTTAGAAAATTTGTTTGAGTGCCCAAAAATGTGACTGCCTCATTCACCATGAAAAACACGTGCATTGGTTATTACTATTCCGGTAACACCATATTTGCACTTGACTTTGGAGTACTCAAACACATCCGTTTGTTGTTCTGCAagattttgtttcactttttcctgtttgttttggttacTGTCTTTCTGCCGTCCCTCACAATtggaaattaagaaaacatttagaGACATGGCAGCACAACCCTTGGGACCTGCATTCATCTGTCCCACTGTTGGCATAGGACGTCACACAGATCTTCAGTTGGAATAGCCAGAAGGTGGATTTGATCTCAAAGTGTATCTAGGTTTTAGATGAATGGGATGATGCAGatataaagacaacaaagctCCCAATATCACGTTTGTGTATTAGAAGTGCATCAGAATCTGATTTACGGTTAACGTGTTTATTTATTGGGAATTTGCGTCGGTGTATTTAGTGCACACAATGAACATATTAAGGGAAtaagcaataaagcaaagtaCTGCTACAGTCAAGaacataaatacagaatatatatattataatgaaaAGTGATGACAGGatactaaaacaaaaatgtagagcATAAGGGAAAGAAGGAGAACTTAATGGTTTTGTGAAGGGTGTGCAGAAATTTTAATCAGGGGATGTAGAAATGTACATAGTAGGTATGATTTGTGCACTGTTAGTCTAAGTTGTGCTTTAATGTAATGCATGGTGACTGTGGGTGGGTGGTTAGGAATCTGTCAGTTGGGGTGCACAGGTcctggagagacagaaaaaacaaccaatcacCTTTTCAGCAGACTAAATGAAACACTGCAGTCTGCCGTTTTCCTTTGTGGTGGCAGACTGCAAACCTAAAATGTGTTACATTATATGCAGCCTTTTATGTCATTGGCAAATCAATTGTGATACAATGATATGAAGAGGATCTGGGACGTAATTGCCCAGGCCTGAGTACCGATCTTGACTgacatgatgtatggtctaacattccagaataATCACAAAATCCAGTCAGCTTTTCAGCTCTCTATAACTccaaaatgtgctgtatttgctggacttacagttTATGAAGAAGATGactgcaacccgttggaaaccacctctTGACTTGTCTGTCcgtacatggaccctttcctttttggatgtaaTGTATGTGGACCTTTCCACAGCGCGCATCGATTGAGCTCTAGGAAAGACCCTGGACACTTGTCACAACATAGATGATTCTTTAAGGTACGGGCTGTAGCCTTGTGCTTCGGCCAGGACCTCAACCTGTGCATGTGATTGTCTGTccgagtgtgtgtctgtttatgcatgtgtttctgtgtgtctgtttcttgatgtgttttttttgtctctctccctcccagcaTTCTTCTGTgtggttttttgtttgtttaaactcTGGGACGCATTTCAAATGTCTTAGTGAATTGTTTGTAATAGTTTGTTTAtcatttctgaatataaaaaaagaaaaaaagaaatgtcatcgTTCTTCTGaccgctttggaggagggtgtTGCAAAGCCAGACTACAAAGTTATTAGACTTTGCAGCAACCTTAAGTTGTCATCAATTAATGCTTTGTTTGAATTAGATTGACAAATCAGCTTGTTGTAGAAACATGCAATAAAACAGTGTTGAAGATAAAAACACAGTAGCCTTGACTGAAAGCTATTTTCATATGGAATGCCGTTTTATTCaataataaatagataaatatgcatacataaacacataaataaatgaatgaataaatgtataaatatgcTTTTGAAATACATCATGACACAAATGAATTAGGcaataaatacttaaataaatgtaaatattcatgtaaaagtgaatcaattagttaaataaatatatttaggtTTTACTTTGAACTACTTCattgtacttttatttcataaatccaCATTTATTCACTTCTGTGGACTTTATTTCCTAATACCACATTCATTGATTACCTTCTCTATAAATTTCTAATTCTTAAATGCAAATCAGGGGGCGTGGCTCTCTGACTGGCAGTTTGCGATGCTCTGTACTCAGCCGCACAGTCACCTGTTCTGGGGTAACTGGGGTAAATTCCGGggttcagtttaatgtgaattaaAGCAGTGGcattaagaagaaaaaagtccaggagaataaataaatgtggattCATGAAATAAgtcttttgaaataaataaatgtggactCATGAAATAAAAGCACCATGAAATAATcaaaggggcggctgtggctcagtggtcattgtcgaagtgtccttggtgctgcgcatcggagtgtgaatgtgtgtgaatgtttatctgatgagcaggtggcaccttgtatggcagccccggccacagtgtataaatgtgtgtgaatggtgaatgttacctgtagatgtaaaagcgctttgagcagttgttaagactggaaaagcgctatataaatacagcacatttacaaataaTCAAAGTAGAACCTTTTAATGTATTCACTAATACAACTAATTAATTCATATTTGaatattaacattttagttaatcatttatgtaattattgattttttttattaattcatttatttatatcatgatgtatttcaaaggcacatttgtttatttatttattcatgtatttatgtatttaatcatttatttacgtatttatcctttatttaatattgaataaaacggCATTCCATATATTCACTGGCATCCTTGTTAAAAAGTGAGCAGGTAAGCCAGCTAATCTTCAAATCAGGCAAGAAACGTTCACAACaatgaatgaatcaatcaatcaatcaatctaatCAGACTTAGTAGTTGATTATTAACAACCATTCATTAAGCAAACATGTTGAACCGTTACATTGACATGTTAACTGGCCTAATGTAGGCTATAACCAATATTTCAGTCAAGAACACACCTTTCATAGATTTAACCTCATAGTGCACAAATTAATATCATAGGCCTATATGCTGATAATAATGTAAGTAGCATTCAAAGCAGTCAGGGAGCACAAtgctaagaaaaaaacaatcggTATACAAGAGTGGGTCCAGAGTAAAACAGTTGAAAATCATGTTCGGATGATTCTGAACTGAAGGTGGAGGCTGGCGTGGTGGAAGCAAATCTTTGCCAGCAACAGCAGCGGGAGGTGTAGGGATCAAACTAGGGATAAGGAGGCAGTAGTTATATTTAGGCAGAACCGCCTTGATGTGAGAATGGTTGTCATGGGTGTGATAGAGACGGATTTCAGAGGAAGCTTTCCTAGTTGACACTAATAACGAACATAACAAATGGTTTAGTCCTACATTTTGAAAACCCCTTCAGCCAAAAGGTTTTGTACAGTCCACACATGCGCGCGAAAATTTTGTAACAACAATGGCGTCTAAAGCAGGTAGGTGTGTTTTATAGCATGaaaactttctttaactgtctgtgtATAACATAAATcggtttttaaatgtgttctgtGAACAAAGATAACTTCGTTATTTAGCTAGCAGCATGATAGCAATTCATCGTATCTAGTTTCCAGTTGATATATAGGTACAGTGTGTTATAAAACTTGTTCTCTTGTAGTCTGCTTGTTTGGTTGCGATGGAAGTAACGTTAGTGGAGCAAAACAACCAAACTGAGGATTTAATGATGAAAGAATTAATATCAACCAGTTTCTCATTTTAGTCACAAACGTGTTTAATGGTTCAACGCTATGACTCGCTTTTCTAACGTTATCCTCTACAATATTCCCTTGCATTAGTCAGTATTGAAATAACCCGTGTTTACATGTGTTCAGGTCGCCGAGGAACGAAGCGCAAAGCCGAGGTTGAGCAGGCAGAAGAGGAGAAACCATCTGTGGGGGAGAAGaaggacagaggagagggggaCGGCCAGGAAGGCCAAAGGGTGGTCATTGAACACTGGTGAGTAACATAGTGGTGTTAGCTGTAGGGGAATAAGCACTTAGAAGACATTAATCACGTGTAAAAGTAATAGATTCAAAATGTTGTACATGTCCTAAACTGTAAAGtaagcaaaagtaaaagtattcctTGGAAATTTCTCTTCTACTTTTACTGAATTTATTATTACTCATGATACTGATGAAAGTATCGGCAGCATTTCAACCAAATTTCAAACCAAAGCATCCttaacagttaaagaaagtatTTTATGGATTCACATGTGCAACCAATAGATCCACCCTCATATTCAAAGTTTTACTTGCGGGAAGTAAAACAGTAAGACACATAGTTGCTTTATCTCTCTCCTCATTGATGACTTTAGTACACAGATGTCTGCCTAATGGTTGATCTGCTATTTCTGGCAGTAAGAGCTGACGAGTGTATGGGCGTAATGCTGAGGAGGTGAAATCTGCTCTCCTGGCAGCCCACCCTGAACTGACTGTGGTCTTCAACCCTGAGAAACCTCGCAGAAACAGCTTTGAGGTCACTCTGCTGGATGGAGGAAAAGGTGAGGagaacataaaagaaaaatctaagaATAACTCCGCCATTTGGAGTCcctaaagaaatacattttgcacAAAGAATGAGACTGTTTGCTATCCTGGTTCCACAACGGTGTAGCAAGCTCCCCACTAACGTCAGGGCAGCAGAACACCGTACTGCCGTCGTCAGTTGGAGGAGCCGTCAGCGTTCAATTTAGCAGTTTTGACTTGTTGAATCGGCCAGTGGGCAGTCAGACTCAATTACCAATCGAATTGGTGGAGTGCTTGCTCTTGACTAGCGAATCAGTGCATGAGAAAACTGAAAGTGACAACGCCAGTATGTTCTGGTCAACGCGTTTTCTTTTGTTCAgcgagtaatgacaacaacgaTCCTTCTTGACTAATACCAGCACTCTGATTAAAACAATGACTGACTGATGTCGCTTTGGTGTTTTTCTATGCACTTTTTTGACCAAGCTGCCATATTGGGGAGATGGGTGCTGGCTGAtcagtccgactgccttttctgccgatGGTCGGCCGTTGGGTTGGTTTGGCCGGTTTTCGGCCGTCCAAGAGTATAccagacagagacacagcagacaacctgcaggtggaggcGCTGGAGACAGGCTCGGACACATACACGCTGCGGGCCGCTGGGGACTTGTCAATCCTGCGGAGCAATTTTAGGAAAGTGGCTGTGTGTACAATGCACAAAACATCAACACCAGTACAAGGCTACAGCTGTCCACGGACACGGACTGCGGAAAGTGTGTCGGAGCTTCCCGGACGTCTGAACTGAGACTCCGTTTCTTGCTTGTCGGTCAACGGTTAATGATTGATTAACATTTAACTtcattgtgctttcttttgggAGGCCGGCTGCCAAAAACTTGCGACTATCTTAAAATAGCCTGAGTTAAACGCTAGCTATAAGTAAACGGAAGGTAGTGGCTGGTGTGActtccagtgtttgtgtgtgtgcgtgttgcaAAAAGGTTTTAAGGAGAAAGTAGGCCTATCGACGTAAATATATTGTCGAAATGATCGGTATGGGAAAGATACGTCGGTTACAGTTTAGAATGTCGACATTGATAAGTTTTTTGATTAATCGTCCAGCCCTAATTGAGTGCACTTATTGTAAGTTTCTTTGGATAAGAATGTCAGCTAATTTCAATAAATGTAACAAGCCCCCTATCTAATTGGCCATAATGTGTGTCCATTGTTTATTGTGGTATGTATGATTATTTTAGTCCAAAGTTTAGAGGTAGGTACACCGGTTGTAGGTCTTCATCATCTTAAATGGTCTTGCGGGCATGTGACCTTACTGATGTTCTCTTGAGGATTTTGAAACACACTAGTACTAATGATTGTGTTCTATATTGTTGCTACAAATGACACTGTactcttatgtctcattcctaTAGAAAACTTACTGTGGACTGGAATAAAGAAGGGTCCGCCTCGGAAGCTGAAGTTTCCTCAACCTGATGATGTGGTTGCTGCTCTGCAGGAGGCTCTGAAGGCTGCAGTTGACCCCCAGTGAAGGTTAGTCATTTCAATGCTATCAGACAGAATAACGTAACAAAGAAAAACGCTAGATACAAAAATCAATCAAGGACtgcactgtcacactaaataattgtataattatattatattttttttaagtgtaaaacAGTTCTTTCAAATTAAGAACCAAAAATGGATTCAGCATCCATCTATACATACTCAGGCTATGCAGAGTTCGTTTTGGAAATATGTCTGTCTACAAAGTTATGTaggttgttgattttgttttagtgTGATTTTAAATATGATACATTACAAGGGAAATTTGTTTTCACTATTTATTCTTTACTGCCTTAGTTATGGACAATAATTAACTTATAGTTGTGTTCCCTAAACTGTATACAAGCATTTGTTTATTCAGTGTTGTATGTTTTACCATTTATGACTCAAAACACATTTACTCATTGCTTATTAGTTGTTTTACCAGCATCTTCTAAGCTCCTTTTTTAGCAGTTGATGCTGTTTTCC carries:
- the selenoh gene encoding selenoprotein H gives rise to the protein MASKAGRRGTKRKAEVEQAEEEKPSVGEKKDRGEGDGQEGQRVVIEHCKSURVYGRNAEEVKSALLAAHPELTVVFNPEKPRRNSFEVTLLDGGKENLLWTGIKKGPPRKLKFPQPDDVVAALQEALKAAVDPQ